A stretch of Girardinichthys multiradiatus isolate DD_20200921_A chromosome 20, DD_fGirMul_XY1, whole genome shotgun sequence DNA encodes these proteins:
- the npffl gene encoding pro-FMRFamide-related neuropeptide FF like — protein MDTATVVTLLALILAMAGVSQALHIQGNEGKNDMLPGTLEENMADRLPGLEIESRENSLDDRLLDSVLRALLLGVQRETRESVLHQPQRFGRNSKGQVVLEDQIQPRDWEGAPGQIWSMAVPQRFGKK, from the exons ATGGACACAGCTACAGTGGTGACTCTTCTGGCTCTGATCCTGGCTATGGCTGGCGTCAGTCAGGCTCTTCACATCCAAGGCAACGAGGGTAAAAATGACATGCTGCCCGGCACCTTAGAGGAGAACATGGCCGACCGCCTGCCGGGGCTG GAGATAGAAAGCAGAGAAAACAGCCTTGATGATCGCCTGCTGGATTCAGTGCTAAGAGCTCTGCTGCTGGGAGTCCAGAGAGAAACCAGGGAATCTGTCCTCCATCAGCCACAGAG GTTTGGCCGCAACTCCAAAGGGCAGGTAGTGTTGGAGGATCAGATCCAACCCCGGGATTGGGAAGGTGCCCCTGGCCAGATCTGGAGTATGGCCGTGCCCCAGAGGTTTGGCAAGAAGTAG